One Pseudomonas fluorescens genomic region harbors:
- the infC gene encoding translation initiation factor IF-3 — translation MIIKREMRQDKRAAPKAPINENISAREVRLIGADGEQIGIVSIDEALRIAEEAKLDLVEISADAVPPVCRVMDYGKSIFEKKKQVAAAKKNQKQIQVKEIKFRPGTEEGDYQVKLRNLVRFLSDGDRAKVSLRFRGREMAHQELGMELLKRVEADLLEYGSVEQHPKMEGRQLIMVIAPKKKK, via the coding sequence ATTATTATTAAGCGTGAAATGAGACAAGATAAACGAGCTGCACCGAAAGCCCCGATCAACGAGAATATCTCGGCACGCGAGGTTCGGTTAATTGGCGCTGATGGCGAGCAGATTGGCATCGTCTCGATTGATGAAGCGCTTCGTATTGCTGAAGAAGCAAAGCTTGATCTGGTGGAAATCTCCGCAGACGCAGTCCCACCGGTTTGCCGGGTGATGGACTACGGCAAATCGATCTTCGAAAAGAAGAAACAGGTTGCTGCAGCGAAGAAAAACCAGAAGCAGATTCAGGTAAAAGAAATCAAGTTTCGTCCAGGGACGGAGGAAGGGGATTACCAGGTAAAACTGCGCAACCTGGTACGTTTCCTGAGTGATGGGGACAGGGCCAAGGTATCCTTGCGATTCCGCGGCCGTGAGATGGCCCACCAGGAGCTGGGGATGGAACTCCTCAAGCGGGTTGAAGCTGACCTGCTCGAGTACGGTTCGGTCGAACAGCATCCTAAGATGGAAGGACGCCAGCTGATCATGGTCATCGCCCCGAAAAAGAAGAAGTAA
- the rpmI gene encoding 50S ribosomal protein L35 has product MPKMKTKSGAAKRFLKTANGIKHKHAFKSHILTKMSTKRKRQLRGSSLLHPSDVAKVERMLRLR; this is encoded by the coding sequence ATGCCAAAAATGAAAACCAAAAGTGGTGCTGCTAAGCGGTTTCTGAAAACTGCTAACGGTATCAAGCACAAGCACGCTTTCAAGAGCCACATCCTGACTAAAATGTCGACCAAGCGTAAGCGTCAACTGCGCGGTAGCAGCTTGCTGCATCCGTCTGACGTGGCAAAAGTCGAGCGCATGCTGCGCCTTCGTTAA
- the rplT gene encoding 50S ribosomal protein L20, translating into MARVKRGVIARKRHKKILKLAKGYYGARSRVFRVAKQAVIKAGQYAYRDRRQKKRQFRALWIARINAGARVNGLSYSRFIAGLKKASIEIDRKVLADLAVNEKAAFAAIVEKAKATLA; encoded by the coding sequence ATGGCTCGTGTAAAGCGTGGCGTCATTGCCCGTAAGCGTCACAAAAAAATTCTGAAACTTGCTAAAGGCTACTACGGCGCACGCTCCCGCGTATTCCGTGTTGCCAAGCAAGCGGTAATCAAGGCAGGCCAATACGCCTACCGTGACCGTCGTCAGAAAAAACGTCAGTTCCGCGCTCTGTGGATCGCTCGTATCAACGCTGGTGCTCGTGTTAACGGTCTGTCCTACAGCCGTTTCATCGCTGGCCTGAAAAAAGCGTCCATCGAGATCGACCGTAAGGTTCTGGCTGATCTGGCAGTGAACGAAAAAGCGGCGTTTGCTGCGATTGTCGAGAAAGCTAAAGCCACCTTGGCTTAA
- the pheS gene encoding phenylalanine--tRNA ligase subunit alpha: MENLDALVSQALEAVQSAEDINALEQIRVQYLGKKGELTQVMKTLGNLPAEERPQVGALINVAKERVTGVLNARMALFEEAELAAKLSAESIDVTLPGRGQTSGGLHPVTRTLERVEQFFTRIGYGIAEGPEVEDDYHNFEALNIPGHHPARSMHDTFYFTANMLLRTHTSPVQVRTMESKQPPIRIVCPGRVYRSDSDITHSPMFHQVEGLLVDRDINFADLKGTIEEFLRVFFEKELAVRFRPSYFPFTEPSAEVDMECVMCSGKGCRVCKQTGWLEVMGCGMVHPNVLRMSGIDPEEFSGFAFGMGVERLAMLRYGVNDLRLFFDNDLRFLAQFR; encoded by the coding sequence ATGGAAAACCTGGATGCGCTGGTCTCTCAAGCACTAGAGGCTGTGCAAAGCGCTGAAGATATCAATGCCCTGGAGCAAATCCGGGTTCAATACCTTGGTAAAAAGGGCGAATTGACTCAGGTGATGAAGACCCTGGGGAATTTGCCGGCAGAAGAGCGTCCGCAAGTCGGCGCCCTGATCAACGTTGCCAAGGAACGTGTTACAGGCGTTCTCAACGCGCGCATGGCTCTGTTCGAGGAAGCCGAACTGGCTGCCAAGCTGTCCGCCGAATCCATTGACGTGACTTTGCCCGGCCGCGGCCAGACCTCAGGTGGTCTGCACCCGGTTACCCGGACTCTGGAACGTGTTGAACAGTTCTTCACCCGCATCGGCTATGGCATTGCCGAAGGCCCAGAGGTCGAAGACGACTACCACAACTTTGAAGCGCTCAACATCCCAGGCCACCACCCGGCCCGGTCGATGCATGACACCTTCTATTTCACTGCCAACATGTTGCTGCGCACCCATACCTCGCCGGTACAGGTCCGCACCATGGAATCGAAACAACCGCCGATCCGCATCGTCTGCCCAGGCCGTGTGTATCGCAGCGACTCCGATATCACCCACTCGCCGATGTTTCACCAGGTCGAAGGCCTGCTGGTTGATCGCGACATCAACTTTGCCGATCTCAAGGGCACCATCGAAGAATTCCTGCGCGTGTTCTTTGAAAAAGAACTGGCCGTACGTTTCCGTCCTTCGTACTTCCCGTTCACCGAGCCATCCGCCGAAGTCGATATGGAATGCGTGATGTGCAGCGGAAAAGGCTGCCGCGTCTGCAAACAGACCGGCTGGCTGGAAGTGATGGGCTGCGGCATGGTTCACCCGAACGTGCTGCGCATGTCCGGCATCGACCCGGAAGAATTTTCCGGCTTTGCCTTCGGCATGGGCGTCGAGCGTCTGGCCATGCTCCGTTACGGCGTGAACGACTTGCGTCTGTTCTTCGACAACGACCTGCGGTTCCTCGCGCAATTTCGCTAG
- the pheT gene encoding phenylalanine--tRNA ligase subunit beta — protein MKFSEQWLRGWVSPQVDRDELVARLSMAGLEVDSVTPAAGVFNGVVVGEVLSTEQHPDADKLRVCQVSNGAETFQVVCGAPNVRPGLKIPFAMIGAELPGDFKIKKAKLRGVESNGMLCSQAELQVGEGNDGLMELPADAPVGEDFRVYLDLEDASIEVDLTPNRGDCLSLAGLAREVGALYDAPVTRPVVNVVPAAHDEVRPVEVLAPAACPRYLGRVIRNVDLSKPTPLWMVERLRRADVRSIDAAVDITNYVMLELGQPLHAFDLAEINGGIRVRMAEEGEKLVLLDGQEVSLRSDTLVIADHTRALAIAGVMGGEHSGVSATTRDVFLESAFFDQIAVAGKARSYGLHTDASHRYERGVDWQLAREAMERATGLLLEITGGEAGPIIETVSEQHLPSIAPITLRSQRITQMLGMEMDSAQVERLLSGLGLKISADGAGQWRVEVPSHRFDISLEVDLIEELARLYGYNRLPVRYPQARLAPQAKAEARSDLPELRRLLVARGYQEAITYSFIDPRQFELFSPGVEPLLLANPISNDMAAMRSSLWPGLVKALQHNLNRQQDRVRLFESGLRFVGQLEGLKQEPMLSGVVCGSRLPEGWAQGRDTVDFFDVKADVEAVLGFAGALDSFSFAPGKHPALHPGQTARIERECREVGFIGAIHPELSKALGLDRPVFVFELVLAEVALGKMPKFHELSRFPEVRRDLALIAHKDVAASAVLDVIRENAGEWLTDLRLFDVYQGKGIDPDRKSLAVGLTWQHPSRTLNDDEVNSTTQNILTSLEQRLNATLRK, from the coding sequence ATGAAATTCAGTGAACAATGGCTGCGTGGCTGGGTTAGCCCGCAGGTAGACCGCGACGAGCTGGTTGCTCGTCTGTCGATGGCCGGCCTTGAGGTCGATAGCGTTACGCCGGCCGCCGGTGTATTCAATGGCGTCGTGGTCGGCGAGGTGCTGAGCACCGAGCAACACCCGGATGCCGACAAGCTGCGCGTGTGCCAGGTCAGCAATGGTGCGGAAACGTTCCAGGTCGTGTGCGGAGCGCCAAACGTGCGTCCGGGCCTGAAGATTCCATTCGCCATGATCGGTGCCGAACTGCCGGGCGATTTCAAGATCAAGAAGGCCAAGCTGCGTGGCGTTGAGTCCAACGGCATGTTGTGCTCGCAGGCTGAGCTGCAGGTTGGCGAAGGCAATGACGGCCTGATGGAGCTGCCGGCCGATGCGCCAGTGGGCGAAGATTTCCGAGTGTACCTGGATCTCGAAGACGCCAGCATCGAGGTCGATCTGACCCCGAACCGTGGCGACTGCCTGTCGCTGGCCGGTCTGGCCCGTGAAGTTGGCGCGTTGTATGACGCCCCGGTGACTCGTCCGGTCGTAAATGTCGTCCCGGCCGCACACGATGAAGTGCGTCCGGTGGAGGTGCTTGCACCGGCCGCATGCCCGCGTTACCTGGGTCGGGTTATCCGTAACGTAGACTTGTCCAAGCCAACCCCATTGTGGATGGTTGAGCGTCTGCGTCGCGCCGACGTACGCAGCATTGACGCTGCGGTCGATATCACCAACTACGTGATGCTCGAGCTGGGTCAGCCGCTGCATGCGTTCGACCTCGCCGAAATCAATGGCGGCATCCGCGTGCGCATGGCGGAAGAGGGCGAAAAGCTGGTTTTGCTCGACGGTCAGGAAGTCAGTCTGCGTAGCGACACGCTGGTCATCGCCGACCACACTCGCGCCTTGGCAATTGCCGGTGTGATGGGTGGCGAACACAGCGGCGTTTCCGCGACGACTCGCGACGTGTTTCTGGAGTCTGCGTTTTTCGATCAGATCGCCGTGGCGGGCAAGGCTCGTTCCTATGGCCTGCACACTGACGCATCGCACCGCTACGAGCGCGGCGTCGACTGGCAACTCGCCCGTGAAGCCATGGAGCGCGCCACTGGCTTGCTGCTGGAAATCACCGGCGGTGAAGCCGGGCCGATCATCGAAACCGTCAGCGAGCAACATCTGCCGTCGATCGCGCCGATCACGCTGCGTTCCCAGCGCATCACCCAGATGCTCGGTATGGAAATGGATTCGGCACAGGTCGAGCGTCTGCTCAGTGGCCTGGGTCTGAAGATTTCTGCCGACGGGGCAGGGCAGTGGCGCGTGGAAGTGCCAAGCCATCGCTTCGATATCAGTCTGGAAGTCGACTTGATCGAAGAGCTGGCTCGCTTGTACGGCTACAACCGTTTGCCGGTTCGTTACCCGCAAGCCCGCCTGGCACCACAAGCCAAGGCTGAAGCGCGTAGCGATTTGCCTGAGCTGCGTCGCTTGCTGGTGGCGCGTGGTTATCAGGAAGCGATCACTTACAGCTTCATCGATCCGCGTCAGTTCGAGTTGTTCAGCCCGGGCGTCGAGCCGCTGTTGCTGGCCAATCCGATCTCCAACGACATGGCAGCCATGCGCTCGTCGCTGTGGCCGGGTCTGGTTAAAGCACTGCAGCACAACCTTAATCGTCAGCAAGATCGCGTGCGTCTGTTCGAAAGTGGTCTGCGCTTCGTCGGTCAACTTGAAGGCTTGAAGCAAGAGCCGATGCTGTCCGGTGTGGTCTGCGGCAGCCGTCTGCCGGAAGGTTGGGCGCAAGGCCGCGACACCGTTGACTTCTTCGACGTCAAAGCCGATGTGGAAGCAGTTCTGGGCTTCGCGGGGGCGTTGGATTCGTTCAGTTTCGCCCCGGGCAAACACCCGGCGTTGCACCCTGGCCAAACCGCGCGCATTGAGCGCGAATGCCGCGAAGTCGGTTTCATCGGCGCCATTCACCCGGAATTGTCGAAGGCGCTGGGTCTGGATCGTCCTGTGTTCGTTTTCGAGCTGGTTCTGGCCGAAGTCGCACTCGGTAAAATGCCGAAATTCCACGAGTTGTCGCGCTTTCCTGAAGTGCGTCGTGACCTTGCATTGATCGCGCACAAAGACGTCGCGGCCTCGGCCGTGCTGGACGTAATCCGTGAAAATGCAGGCGAATGGCTCACAGATCTCAGGCTGTTTGACGTATATCAGGGTAAAGGCATTGATCCTGATAGAAAAAGCCTCGCAGTTGGCTTGACCTGGCAGCATCCATCGCGCACTCTTAATGACGATGAGGTGAATTCGACGACGCAAAATATCCTCACCTCGCTCGAACAAAGGTTGAACGCCACGTTAAGGAAGTGA
- the ihfA gene encoding integration host factor subunit alpha: protein MGALTKAEMAERLYEELGLNKREAKELVELFFEEIRHALEDNEQVKLSGFGNFDLRDKRQRPGRNPKTGEEIPITARRVVTFRPGQKLKARVEAYAGTKS, encoded by the coding sequence ATGGGGGCTTTGACGAAAGCTGAGATGGCGGAACGTCTGTATGAAGAGCTGGGCCTGAACAAGCGGGAAGCCAAGGAATTGGTCGAACTGTTTTTCGAGGAAATCAGGCACGCTCTTGAAGACAACGAGCAGGTCAAATTGTCGGGTTTCGGCAATTTCGACCTTCGGGACAAACGCCAGCGGCCTGGCCGCAACCCGAAAACGGGGGAAGAAATCCCGATCACGGCTCGCCGTGTGGTCACCTTTCGTCCAGGGCAGAAGTTGAAGGCCCGAGTTGAGGCTTATGCTGGAACCAAGTCATAA
- a CDS encoding MerR family transcriptional regulator: MLEPSHNDELPVIPGKRYFTIGEVSELCAVKPHVLRYWEQEFPQLNPVKRRGNRRYYQRQDVLMIRQIRALLYDQGFTIGGARLRLSGDEAKDDTTQYKQMIRQMIAELEDVLVVLKK; the protein is encoded by the coding sequence ATGCTGGAACCAAGTCATAACGACGAACTACCCGTCATCCCGGGCAAACGCTACTTCACCATTGGTGAAGTCAGCGAGCTGTGTGCCGTAAAGCCACACGTGCTGCGCTATTGGGAGCAGGAGTTTCCTCAACTCAACCCCGTCAAACGCCGCGGAAACCGCCGGTATTATCAGCGCCAGGACGTGCTGATGATCCGGCAGATTCGCGCGCTCCTTTATGATCAAGGCTTCACCATCGGCGGCGCACGCCTGCGCCTGTCCGGCGACGAAGCCAAAGATGACACCACTCAATACAAGCAGATGATCCGGCAGATGATTGCTGAATTGGAAGATGTGCTGGTGGTTCTCAAGAAATAA
- a CDS encoding acyltransferase family protein, with protein sequence MKRIEGRIVFLDYMRIFAFISVLIGHKFYIELLESTVNPNIHSTLKVFISLLLPVTAAGGAGVVVFFLTSGYIITHVLSAERPVEFLIKRVFRIYPLYAFAVIMQVLLESYVQGISMPSLGVLIPRLLLIGDFLGTPMGLGGVEWTLRIEVVFYLFMALLSWIGCLSVPKVMPLIYVLTTLSLYLAQPFPSAPGLSLGYFTLYAPFLFIGSLIYLAHVKLISAALSWFAGALIVLVFLLEVPVIQPNWKDQNFAVLAIAIFMMAYSYMDRLADGALIRLLSNLTYSVYLFHNWIWGYVGILVDKVGVLSIPRSFQILVVLFVLCYLAHRTIERYGLHVGKKALAIYNEKNALRIIARQ encoded by the coding sequence ATGAAAAGAATTGAAGGCAGAATTGTCTTTCTGGACTATATGCGAATATTTGCGTTTATAAGCGTGTTAATAGGGCATAAGTTTTATATTGAATTGCTTGAGTCTACCGTAAATCCCAATATTCATTCGACATTGAAGGTATTCATCTCGCTTCTATTGCCGGTTACAGCTGCCGGAGGGGCAGGGGTTGTTGTTTTTTTTCTTACATCTGGTTATATCATAACGCATGTATTATCTGCTGAAAGGCCGGTCGAATTTCTAATTAAAAGAGTGTTCAGAATTTATCCGCTGTATGCTTTTGCGGTAATTATGCAGGTACTGTTGGAGTCATATGTTCAAGGTATTTCAATGCCAAGCCTTGGGGTGCTAATTCCAAGGTTGTTGCTAATTGGAGACTTTTTAGGAACACCTATGGGGCTGGGGGGCGTCGAGTGGACGCTTCGCATTGAGGTCGTTTTCTATTTATTCATGGCTTTGCTGTCGTGGATAGGGTGTTTATCTGTCCCAAAAGTAATGCCATTAATTTATGTTTTGACAACCTTGAGTCTTTACCTGGCTCAGCCGTTCCCCAGCGCACCCGGTTTGTCATTGGGTTATTTTACGTTATACGCCCCTTTCCTTTTCATCGGTTCGTTGATCTATCTAGCTCATGTGAAACTCATAAGTGCTGCATTGTCTTGGTTCGCTGGGGCATTGATAGTGCTCGTGTTTCTTCTGGAAGTTCCGGTTATCCAGCCAAACTGGAAGGATCAGAACTTTGCAGTGTTGGCAATTGCAATCTTCATGATGGCGTATTCTTATATGGATAGGTTGGCTGATGGTGCTCTAATCCGGCTTTTATCGAACCTTACGTATTCAGTATATTTGTTTCATAACTGGATTTGGGGTTATGTCGGCATATTAGTTGACAAGGTAGGGGTACTTTCTATTCCACGAAGTTTTCAGATTCTTGTAGTGTTGTTCGTGTTGTGTTATTTGGCCCATCGTACTATTGAACGGTACGGCTTGCATGTTGGGAAAAAGGCTCTAGCGATTTACAATGAAAAAAACGCTCTCAGGATTATTGCTAGGCAATGA